DNA sequence from the Sulfurimonas sp. HSL3-7 genome:
TGCCATCATCTCACCAGACATAACGATGTAGATCTCTTGTGCTTTACCTTCACGAATCGGCATTGCGAATCCACCACAAACAACGTCACCAAGTACGTCATAAGAGACGAAGTCTAGACCTTCTTCTTCGTAAGCACCCTCTTCTTCAAGAAAGTTAATCGCTGTAATAACACCGCGACCTGCACAACCAACACCCGGCTCTGGTCCACCAGACTCAGTACAGTTGATCCAACCGCCCGGTGTGTCTGGAGCAAACATACCTGCACCCGGTTTACATGCATCTTCAAGCTCAAGATCTTCAACAGTACCCATTTCAGCAGCAAGCTGAAGAATAGTGTTTTGTGCTTTTTCGTGAAGAATGAGACGAGTCGAGTCCGCTTTTGGATCACAACCGACAATCATAATGTTCTTTTCAAAGTAGTGAGCCATAGAAGCCAACGTGTTTTGAGATGTGGTTGATTTACCAATCCCACCTTTTCCGTAAAATGCAATTTGGCGAAGTTCTGCCATATTATTCTCCTTGTTTTAAACGACTCCGTTAAGACCCGTCCATGTACTTCGCAGCAATAGATGCATTGTCTGTTCCCGGTTTTTTGCCCTCTAAAAAGGGACAAAATCATTAATGCAGTGACAATTGTCGTAAAACCGGACATATTTGTAAGAATAGATTATGCAGCGCTTCGCTTTTTTGATCAATTGTCATTAAACCGCCATGATTTAGGGTGTTTTTCATTTTGGTGACAAAAAATGTGTGGCAGACAAGTGTGACAATTTTTATACCAAAATTGTCGCAAAAGGCATAAAGACCACGGATAGGTGGTATAAATGAGAGTGAGTCTCATTATATAGCTTTTATTTATAATATACCAGCTGCTTTATAGAGAATTGTTGTCAGAAACCTATCGATAACGATATTACGATATCTGATTTTTTTAGATCTGTCTGTAAAAATGTTATGACATTCAAGGTGATATCACATTCCTCTCGATTCTATATTTAATAGATGTATTGCCCGGATTGCATTTCAACTTTCTTGTTTTAATGTTCAGCATACACTTTTGGGTTTTTTAAATTTCTTCATATCGTTGGTATGTCACTTTTTTCTTGTTAGCTCAAAACCAGGGTACCGCTTTTTCTTAGCAAAATGTTTCTGTGGAGAAGAAAACCTGACGAAAAGAAGAAGAGCCAAGTGAGACTGATAAAACTTTATACTGATTTAGCTCCGCCCGTTGCCGGACCTTCGTCCGGACAACCCGATACTTCTGACTAACAAAATATACGCTGCCAACCTCCTAGGCATTTTGAATAACATGGGCAATTCAACATACAGCACAAGCGTCAAAGCCAATTTATGAAAAGCGTCAGCTTTTAACTTTGCAGCAATGCGTCACCACTTTTTTCCTTCACGACTCTGTATTTTCAGAGGAACATCCTATTGGGAGCAGTACCCCTTTTTTGTGCGTAAGAAAATTAATTTCGGCAGAAGTGCCAAAATACCATCCGGAGAGGGTTCGAAGGCTGGAAAGTTACTTTTGGCCGGAGGGTATAGCCCTTCTTTCTTTTCCGTCAGGATATCTCACAATCAAGTTGACTAAATGTCAGGTTGATTATGAGTAAAGTCTTATATGGTTTACCACTTGAGCTAGCAAGAAAGAAACCTGACATCACCTCTATTCAAAAACATTGAAAAGAAGTTGGGCAACAGAAATGTTTGATATCCGCACGGCGACACATAAGTGCCAACAGCGCAATACAGAGAGGTACAAAATGAGTATAACGCTCAGCTTGCTGACATTTCTGTGAAAACAAGGGTGCTGCTCGCAAAGCGATGTTTCTCCGAAAACGACGAATTGTAAAATGTCACATCGTAAAATTGCGAATCGTAAACAGGAAAGAGTGGTCCATAAAACTTAATCGTTCAAGCTGCCATAAAAAGAAAGCCGTCCAGTTGATAAACCGGATATGTCAAAAGATAGAGGGGTTAAAAGTTCCCGCTTTCGCAGGAAAAGAGATTTATTTGGATTTTTCCAGATGGTACACATTCAAATTCGTCCGGCGGAACCCGCGACGCGTATAGAACTGCAGCGCATTGGTGTTGTCCATGTCCGCGGCGAGCTGGATACGCTTGTAGCCGTACTCCTCGATGGCAATAAAGCGCATCTTGTTGATGAGCCGGCTGCCGACCCCCATCTTGCGGTACTCTTCCTTGACCACCAGGTCTTCGATCTGCCCGACGAAATCGCCGGCTGCACTGGAGATGAGCCGCTGCATCGTCACCATGCCGACCACCCTGCCTTCATGTTTGGCGACCAGCAGGTCAGCCCCTTCACAGCGGTAGAGTTTCTGAACCCCGGCCAGCTGCTTGTCGTAATCGATCTCAAAATCAACCTCTATCGCAAACAGTATACCGATCAGTTCCGCCATCTCCGGCAGATCCTCTTCTCGGGCTTTTTCGACCGTTATACCTGTTTTCATGTTGATGTCGCAGATATCCGGGTGCAGGACTTTGATCACTTTTTTGGCCTCCTCGTTTAGCGGGTTACCCCCGATGTACAACGTCTGCAGCCGTGTCATATTGGCCATGGCATTCGGGAGTTCCGAAATGCCGTTACCGTCAATATCCAGCTGGCTGAGCTTGGTATACTTCCCGATCTCTTCGGGAATCGCCGTAATGGCATTGGAAGAGAAACAGAGTGATTCCAGTTCGAGCGAAGGCACCGAGACAAAACGCTGCAGTTCGCAGCTGTCGCAGGAGAACTCCTTGAGATACGGAGCAAAGCTCTCATCCACTTCGATCTCCCGGATCGGATTGTTGTCGAGGATGATTGTCTCCAGATCATCAAGGTCGTGAAGATAGAGTACCCTGATCTGGTTTGACGAGAGGTCGATCTCTTCAAGCCCCAGAAAGAAAAAGGCCTCGTCCAGTTTTGTCAGGCGGTTGTCCGAAAGGTTGATCTCGACGATCTCACCCATTTCCCCGATACCGGCCGGGATCTCGCTTAGAATGTTCTGCGAGAGGTTGAGCCGTTCCACCTGCTGCAGCAGAGGAAAAGCGCTTCCCATCTCTTTGATAAAATTGCCCGCAAGGTTAAGCGTACGCAGTTCGTTCTCCGGCGAGAGCATCCCCTCGACCGTCGTCAGGTTGTTGCTGCTGAGATCCAGTACCCGAAGATGACGGCACGCCTTCAAAACCGAGATGTCGCTGATATTATTGCCGCCGGCATTCAACGAGCGGAGGGTCAATCCCGCCAGGACCTCAGGCAGCGCCTTAAAACGGTTGCGGCGAATGTCAAGGTTGTTCAACATGGTGAGGTTTGCGATGGAGTCGGGCAGTTTCGTCAAGTTGTTGTTAGCAAGGTTGAGCACCACCAGACCGCGCAAAAGACCGAGCGTCTCGGGAAGCTCTTCGAGAGAACGTCCGCTCAGGTCAAGACGTTTGAGCCCCTCGGGCGAAACGACCTCTTCCTCGATGGCGCGCTGCTCGATAAGCCACCCTTTTAATGCCTCCCATTCTGTACTGCCCATCACTCTGCTCCTTCCGCCAGCCGCTTTATGCGTTCGAGGCGCTGTTCGATGAGATGCTCGATCTCATCAAAGTCGAAACTACCGAATTGGTTCATGTCAAACAGTTTCAGCAGTGCCGCACGGCAGCAGCTCTTATTGCATTCCGTCACCAGTTTTTTTGCTTTTTTAAAAGGCAGCGATGTATTTTGAAAGATCTCTATCGCCTGTGCCACATCTTTTTCGCCGCACTCGCAGATCTGCATCGACAGAATTTCTTCTTTGGTCTTCATCTTTATCCACCTACTTCGATAGGCTTAAGCCTTCAGGTCACGGCCTTCTGCTTAACCGGGATGACAGTTACAGTCCGTTTTCAGCTTTGAATTTATTGGCCTCTTCGACTGCCGCACGCAGTTTTTCACTCAACTCCGGCATTTTCACATAATCGGTCCAGAGCGTATCTTCGACAATATCATGGATCTCGGAGGCGAGTTCCACCGCCATACGTTTACGTTTCGCCAGCTCTTTTTTCAGTACTTTTATATCTTCAGACATTTTTTCTCCTTGGTTGGTTTAGATTGATCTGCCCCGCATGGGGCGGGTGCCGCACTCAGGCAGCGATAGGGTGGACCTCGATCAGCCTTGCTTCATCTTTACGCAGCGCGATCAACGAACGGTTTATCATCACCTGAACGGTACTTTTAAAACATCCGAAATGTTTGACGCATATATGCGCATCACGGGTCAGCCCCATCGCACAGAGGCGCTGTTTCAGTTTCCCTTCGACATTGATGGCATCAACAGCCACCATCTCGCCTTTTTTCATATTCAACAGACACATGTTAACTCCTTGTTTCCGTGATTGACAGCACGGTTCATCTGTGCGTGAGCCCACTGCTGAAGTGAACACAGCGTTAGCGTAGTCAAATGGGCTTTGCTCATTTGGCGTTCCTACAATGAAAATGCATATATATTTTCAAAACGAACATCGCTGCCTTCACCACGACTCATGTGAATAAAGCGCTGTTTGTTTTGAAAATGGTAACGGTTGTAAAGATCGACCACATGTTCCGCTCCAAGCGGAACATCGGCGACCACTTTTTTAAGGCCGCGGAAATAGAGCACGCCGCGCATCATCTTCTCAGCCTCATCCTCGTGCCCTTTTCGCACCTGCCACGGTCCGAGATAGACATGGCGGGCGTTGACGACGGAGGAGTGCTGAAAACCGTTGGGGAGAGTGAACTTGAGCGAAGAGTTCCGCTCCATCTCATCCAACAGAAAGTCCATACGGTTCTCGTGAAAGGTCTCCTTGTCGATCGCGGCGATAACAGATTCGAAATTGCTTCCGTCCAGCTCTTTCGCATGGGCGTTGGTAAAGTTGAACGGCGGGACCTTGCCGACATTGACAAAGCGTCCCACCTCCATCTTGGATTCAAAACCGTAGCGCTCGAAAAACGGCACCAGATTCGGGTTGGCATGCAGATAGACCTTGCGCTCGTCTTTGTCGATCGCACCGAAAAGGGTCTCGAACAGGCGTCGGCCGACGCCCTGTTTCTGATGGCTCTCTCTGACCATAAAATATTTCATCATCAAGGAGTGTTCGAACTCGATCGCCATCACGGCACCAACGAGTTTCCCCTCGTCATAGGCACCGTAACAGAGATGTGGCGAGTGCATCATCATCAACTTGACATGGTAGCCGTCGACCAGCCAGCCCACCTCATCGGCGATCGCGACCAGTTCGCTCACGTCGGCAAATTTCAACCACCCTATAAACATAGGCTCTCCCTGTACAGACTTACAAGCTCCGCATCGTCAAGCACGCGTTTGCGCGAGGTGACGATCTCGCGGATACGCGGCAGCAGGTGACGCAAAGCATGTTTTTCTGCACTGATTCCCAGTTCTTTTAAATGGTAAAGAATCGTACCCGTACCGGAGTGTTTTCCGATCGGAAAGGCACGCTGACAAGCAACTTCTTCAGCAGCGAAAGGCTCGTAGGCACGGCCGTCTTTCATCATGCCGTCGGCGTGAATGCCGCTTTCATGCGAGAAGATATGGTCCCCGACGATCGGGGCATTATGTGCAAGACTCACGCCGGCAGCCTCAGCCACGATATCCACAAGCGTTCGCATCCCAAGTGCATCGAAATGACGCGCCTGGTCATAAAGATGCTTCAACGCCATGGAGATCTGTTCAAATGAGGCATTGCCTGCGCGTTCACCCAGGCCTATTACGGTGGTGTTGACGCTAACGGCCCCGGCATCGAGACCGCTGAGGGCGTTGGCGTTGGCAAGACCGAAATCGTTATGCGTATGCATTTCTATCGGAAGGAGATGTAACGATGTCAATGCTTTTATATCCGCATACGTTTGTGTCGGTGTCATAATCCCGACGGTGTCGCAGTAGCGAAAGCGGTCTGCACCAAGTTCCCGTCCAAGCGTCATGACCTCTTCAATGAAGCCGAACGAACCGCGTGAGCTGTCTTCGCCGCCGATACAGACAAAAAGCCCTTCGGCCTTTGCCGTAACAATGGTCTTTTCAAGCTCTTTGAGCATGGCCGCTTTGTTGCCGCCGAATTTAACGTCAATCAGGATGTCTGAGACAGGAATGGAGAGATCGACCGATTTTACACCGCATGCCAAAGAGGCGTCAAGATCGCTCATCTTGGCACGGTTCCAGGTCATCATACGTGTATTCAACCCCAATGCGAGCAGCTCTTTGATGTCCTCTTGCTCACGCACGCCCATAGCGGGAATGCCGATCTCGAGTTCATCCGCGCCGCAGGCTGCAAGCCCTTCGGCGATAGCGAGCTTCTCTTTGGTGTTGAATGCTACGTAGGGTGCCTGTTCCCCGTCGCGCAGTGTCGTATCGTTGATCAACATCATCTTCCTTTTTATCTCAAATCGACTAAAACATCTACCGCTTTAGAAGAACAATCCCTTACATTTCCTGCCCAGGAAGGGCAAGCTATCATGCCTTCGCGGCTAGCATCGAGCGACAAACGGTTAATTCGCTTCCAACTCTTCGGGCAGGTTAAAGTACTTGCGTGTCGCTTTAAGCACCGACGCTTCGATCGGCTCGTACGCATAACTCTGGTCTGCGATCAGTCCTGCAGCCTTAAGGTCATCCTGCGGACAACCGCCGATCTTCGCCGTCAGGATCAAGGCACAGTCTTTGAGTTTTTCCAGGATAGGTTCGATCGGGTTGCCGCCTTCCGGTCCCGCACAGTACTCGTAATCGAGTTTACGGTGATGGATAAAACGGATACCGCGGTCACCCGCTTCATAGATCAGGAACTCTCTGACCGAACCGAAGTGCTGGTTGATCATCCCCTCGCCCGCTGTTGTAACGGCGACAAGAATGGTCTGACCGTCGCTGGCAAGGTTCTCTTTCTCCTGGCGGACACGTTCGTTCGCCTGGTCAAGGAAGAAACGGAACTCTTCGATCTTCGCCTGGCTCTCTTGGCGCGCTGTAATGTTGTAGTGCTGTTCCAGGGCGTCAAACGACATCTCCGAGAAGACATCTTTCGTAAATTCCTGTCCGCGGTCCTCACCGATAAGGCCGACGGCATCCGCACGGCACTGGCGGCAGTGCTGCATCAACTTCATGTCCATGCCGCACGCTTCCTGTACTTCCATCTGCTGCTGATCGGTTGCCGAAGGCACACCGTCGAGTCCAAATTTCGTACCATGTTCCGGCTCAGAGATGATCGGCATGATATTGTGTAAGAAAACACCGATCTCTTTAAGTTTTTTCGCCACCTCAGGAAGGTGTTTGTCGTTGATACCCGGGATCAGTACCGAGTTGGCTTTGATAAGAATGCCGTTTTCAACACACTTTTTCATTCCTTCAAGCTGACGCTCAAGAAGAATTTTGGCAGCCTCTTTTCCATAGATACGTTTGTTGTTGTAGAAGATCCATGGATAGATCTGCGAACCGATCTCCCCGGTCGTATCGACACTGTTGATTGTAACGGTGACGTGGTCAATGTCGTATTTGACCATCTCGTCGACAAAGGTCGGCAGTTCCAGACCGTTTGTGGAAAGACAGAGTTTAAGGTCAGGTGCTTTTTCGCGCACCAGCTCAAAGGTCTTAAACGTCTTTTCCGGGTTGGCAAGAGCATCTCCCGGACCTGCGATCCCGAGTACGCTCAGACGCTGGACTTCACCGCCGACGTACATCACTTTCTTCGCCGACTCTTCCGGTGTCAAGCGCTCGCTTGTAACACCCGGACGGCTCTCGTTGGAACAGTCGTATTTACGGTTACAGTAATTACACTGTATATTACACGCCGGTGCTACGGCAACGTGGATACGGGCATAGTGGTGGTGGGCACCCTCTGAATAACAGGGGTGGTCATGGATCTTGTCCTGGATATCTGCAGGTAGTGCAGATTCGGCCGGATTACTTGAACTACAGCTCATTTTAGCTCCTTTATATAAGGTAGGAATTCAAATGATCTCGCGTCATGTAGCTACAATCATTTCTTGCTAGAACTGTTGCAAGATATGTTCCCGGGGATTTCCGGCCGCTTGTGTAGGAAACGGGACAATGCTCTACGTTTTTGTCGGACAAAAAAATAAAGCGTGCGGTGCCGCGGGTGACCATTGCGTGCGGGACGTGGAGAATCATTCGGGCAGCATCAGTGGCTCTCCGAACTCGACAACCACAAACTCCTCCGCTCCCTGATGAGCAGTTCGACAGGTTCGTCGATCTTTTCCGCTGTCTGCTGAAACGTACCGTAGTACATCCCACGCGCTTGCAGGAGGGCAGGATCCATGGTGCCGAACCGCTAAAAGGTCTCCCCTTAGGCGCTATCGCCGCGAAATAGATCCTTCTGGCTCCTATCTCCATCACGAACCCTTCCCAAAGCGTCGAGTCGCGCTCAAAGAGTGTCCTGCCCGAAAAGTGGGAACAGGGACGAAGGAGAGAAAGAAACCCGGGAGTCGCCCTTGCTAAAACCGGACGCGGCCCGTGCGCTGCAGCAGCTTGAGCACCCCGATCAACGCCATCACCGCGACCATGCCCCACTGCAGGGGGCTCAGCGCTTTTTGTGCCATGACAAAATGGGTGCTGGTCATAAGTAACGCCGCATAGATGAGCCTGTGGTATCGGACATATTTCGCAAAGAGCCGTGGCAGCGAGGTGACGGCCATGAAGAGCAGGATTGCAAACGAAAGCATGCCAAGGTAGATGAAGGGCTTATCCAGCGTCTCCGAAAGTGCCATTTTCAGGTCCAGCTCCATATCAAGGATGAGGAAGTTGCCCAGATGCAGCACGGCGTAGAAGAAGGCGAAAAGCCCCACCATGCGCCGGTAACGTACGAAGTTTGCCGCCCTGCGCAACAGCGAAAGAGAGGTCGTCACATAAAGCAGCGTCAGCGCTGTCCCCCCGCTCACCGTATAGATGTACTTGATGGGATCCTCCGCGCCGCTGACAAAGAGGTGAAAGAGCAGAAAACCCAGCGGCGCCAGCAGAAGAAGCGCAATGAGAGCCCGCCGCATCAAAAGTTTTTCCTCAGGTCCATCCCGGCGTAAAGCTGAGCAACCTCATCGGCGTAACCGTTGAACATCAGGGTCTTCTGTTTGAAAAAGCTGCCGAGCAGCCGTTCGCGCTTCTGCGACCAGCGCGGGTGGTCCACCTCCGGATTGACGTTGGCGAAAAAGCCGTATTCGGCCGGCACGGCCCGCTGCCAGCTGTTGAGCGGCGGGGTCTCCGTAAAGGTGATGCGCACGATGGATTTGATGCTTTTGAAACCGTACTTCCACGGGACAATCAGCCTCAGGGGCGCGCCGTTCTGCGGCGGCAGGCTGTGACCATAAAGACCGACCGCCATAAGGGTAAGCGGGTGCATTGCCTCGTCCATGCGCAACCCCTCGACATAAGGATACTCCAGGGCATTGAAGAGCGTGCGCTGCTGGTCGGGGAACTGTCCCGGGTCGTAGAGGGTCTCGAAACGAAGGTATCTTGCCCCGGAGAGCGGCCGGGCATGTCGGACAAGGGCCGAAAGTTCGAAACCGATCCAGGGCACCACCATGGACCACCCCTCCACGCAGCGGAAACGGTAGATGCGCTCGCTGAGGGGAAACCTTCGAAGCTCCTCCAGACCGATCGTAAAAGGTTTTTCGACCAGCCCGTCAACGGTGACGTTCCACGGTTCGGTTTTGAACCGCCGGGAAAGGGGCTTGACCCTTTTTTTGTCGGTTGTGAACTCATAGAAGTTGTTGTAGGATGTAATATCCCCATAACTGCTGGGGGTCAGGTCCATGGAGTTTGGGTCGTTTTTGTAGCTGAGATCAGGTGCCGGGACGGACTCTTTTGCGGCCAGTTCCATCACCGTCGCCGTAGAGACAGCCATCGCCGCGCCAAGCTTAATAAAACTTCTGCGGCCCTCAAACAGCTTCTCGTCGGTCACGGACGACCCGCCTTTTTCCCACCTCTCTTTTTTCAAGTAATGCATAAGAGCTCCTTGAGCGCTTAGGGTATGTTTCAATCATACTCTCTAAAAAGAGGTAAAGAGCATAAAAATTCAGACTAGGGGAAAAAACAAAGGAAAACCGGGGCACCGTTTTACCCCCGCGCTTCAAACAAACCAACAACGACATTTTTGTCAATTTTTGCAACCGCCCCCTCTATTTTATGTGGACCTTGTGCCTCTCATCACACTGCCGCACTAGAACACAATATGCAAAACAGCTCAATAAAGAGTCCGTGTGTCGGGCTGAAAGGCAAAGTCGTATGAAGATCGCGGTCCCTTTAAAAGATACGTTCACGTTCTATCATCTTAACCCGTTTACCGCACCGAAATTTGCCATCTATACGATAGAGGGAGACCGTTTGAACCTGACATACGGCCTTTCTAGTGTTGTCGACAACCCGTGTAAAAACATCAATAACGGCAAGTTCGAAGAGAAACAGATCCTATGCGACTGTGACTCAAAGCAGTGCGCGGACATCCACCATATCTTCGAGCACTATGCGCTGCTCGATGCTATCGGCGGTTGCAGCTATCTGCTGGCCGACCATTACTGTGACAACACCACGCGCGCGCTTAACAACGGCGGTATCAAGGTGTTTAAAATACCGCCTATCATCAACATGATCGATAGTGCCGTTAAAAATTTTATATTAGGAGCTTCCCTTGCAAGTACTTTTAAACACATCCACCATGTGTCTTGAGGATATGCCTCTTGACATCGGGTACGCTTCTGAAAAGGTGAAACTTACCGGCAGTGACGGTAAGGAGCACACCATCGGCGGCCAAAACGGAAAAACCCAGCTGATCATCAGCACGCCCTTCATCGACGACGCCCTTGTTCAGGAGCTCGAAGAGATCGATGCCATGCTTCCGAAAGGGGGCGAATACGAGGTGACGGCGGCACTGGTCGTCGCCAATGACACCCATGAACGCCCCAACCTGGAGAACATCGATTTTTTCATCGACAGTGAAGGAGAGTACGGCGACTTTTACGGCGTCCGTCTCGAAGGGGACCCCTGCGACGGCGAGTTGACCAAGGCCGCCATCCTCATCTCCAAAGACGGGGCGATCTTCTACGACGAGTTTGCAAAAAACCTGCATGACAGGTTTAACGCCGATACCCTGCTGCGCAAGATCATGGCAGCACAAACCTGCTACACCGGAAAAGGATGCCACTAATGAGCGAAACAATAGATATCGAAACAACAATCGAAACGATTAAAAAAGAGATACGCAACCAGACGACCGTCCCCTACTTCGGGCTCGGTATCTTTACAGGGACGAAGACGAAAGAGGGCGAGCAGATGCCCTACGATTCCGACTCGATGATCCTGATGATGAACAACGGCCGCGCCATGAGCCCCCGGCTGATGTTCGAATATTCACGTGCCGCGATGCACCTTGAACAGCGTCGCGGTGTTGACTACATTCAACAGATGATGAACTGGATCTACACCAAAGAGTTTGCGCCGACGCCGCTTCATAAAGCGATCGTCGACATGCTGCCGCGTTATATCGTCGACACCAACCGCGATGCAAAACTTCAAGAGCTGCTCGCCTTTGAACCGCACTGTCTGATCGTCGGAAAGGCGCGGATTCTGAACAACGATTACCGCTATGAGATCTTTGAGTACGACGTCGAAAACAAAAAGTATTTTCAGGTCGAAGAGGCGGCACTTGATGATGCCAAAAAGATCCTCTTCAAACCGATGGGATCGACCCTCCCGGAGCCGAGTTTTATCATATCGGATGCCGACTACGTTGACTGGCTCACCGAGGCGATGGGCGGTTTTGCCGTCCCTTCTGTACTTAAGAGCTATCGGAAAACAAAAAAGTACCTCTTTATGGGTACCTATTTCGATCGTGACACCGACCGTATGGTTGCCAACGAACTGACGATGGGACTTGAAGGCGGTTATGTCATCACCGACAAAGAGTTAGGGAAAAAGGAGAAAAAATTCATCGAAAAGCACAACCTTGAAGTGCTTGAGATGTCCCTGGACGAGTTTACCAAAGCGTTTGTTTGATTTCACGTTAAATGAGCAAAGCCCATTCGGGTAAAAGAATTCTTGAATAATTCAAAATTCTATACAAAGGAATACAATGCCATATATACCAACCGTTAAAGACCGGTCACCGAGAGGCGAACGCTACTTCGATCTATTTTCGAAACTCATGGGCGACCGTGTTATCATGATCACCGAACCTGTTGATGACCACATGATGGGCATCATCGTCTCACAGCTGCTCTACCTCGAAGCCGAAGATTCCGAAGAGCCGATCCACATGTACATCAGTTCTCCGGGCGGTTCGGTCATGGCAGGACTTGCCATTCTTGACACGATGCAGCTCATCAGCGCGCCGGTATACACCTACGCCATGGGAATGGTCGCCTCGATGGCCGCCGTTCTCTTTACCTGCGGGGAGCCGGGGCACCGTTACATCTTTCCCAATGCCGAGGTGATGATCCACCAGCCGCTCGGCGGCACCTCGGGCCAGGCCAGTGATATCGAGATCCAGGCCAACCACATCCTCAAGCTGAAAAAGAGACTCTACAAAATTCTTTCAAAAGCGACGGGCAAACATATCAGAACAATCGAAAAAGAGAGTGACCGCGACAACTACTTTGAAGCAGCCGATGCCATTACATTCGGATTGGCGGACACCATATTAGAATCCATCACCAAAAAGGATGTGTAATGAGTCAGGAAAAAGTCTGTTCGTTCTGCGGACGTAAACAGAGCGAAGTCAAAAAGATGTTCTCCTCGGAGAAGACCAACATTTGTAACGAATGTGTGAGCACCTGCTCGAGCATCCTTCAAAAAGAGGTGCGCTACGAACAGCAGACGAACATGCAGGAGCAGCTGCCGAAACCCGAAAAGATCGTCAGCTACCTGGACAAGCACATCATCGGGCAGGAAGAGGCCAAGAAGGTTTTGGCAGTCGCCCTCTACAACCACTACAAACGGATCGAGAACCCTGTCTATAACAGTGTCGAACTCGAAAAGAGCAATATCCTGCTGCTCGGCCCTACCGGCAGCGGGAAGACCCTGCTTGCCAAGTCCCTGGCCAAGATCATGAACGTCCCCTTCGCGGTTGCCGACGCCACGGCACTGACCGAGGCAGGCTATGTGGGTGAAGATGTCGAAAGCATCCTCTCCCGCCTGCTGGCCGCGGCAAACTACGACATCGAACTGGCCCAGCGCG
Encoded proteins:
- the nifH gene encoding nitrogenase iron protein; translated protein: MAELRQIAFYGKGGIGKSTTSQNTLASMAHYFEKNIMIVGCDPKADSTRLILHEKAQNTILQLAAEMGTVEDLELEDACKPGAGMFAPDTPGGWINCTESGGPEPGVGCAGRGVITAINFLEEEGAYEEEGLDFVSYDVLGDVVCGGFAMPIREGKAQEIYIVMSGEMMAMYAANNISKGILKYANTGGVRLAGLICNARMTDREYDLAWALARELGTQMIHFVPRNNIVQHAELRRMTVVEYSPQSDQALEYKELARKIINNDMKIIPTPLEMDDLEDLLMEYGLEEEADEENVGKAAAEA
- a CDS encoding GNAT family N-acetyltransferase produces the protein MGSTEWEALKGWLIEQRAIEEEVVSPEGLKRLDLSGRSLEELPETLGLLRGLVVLNLANNNLTKLPDSIANLTMLNNLDIRRNRFKALPEVLAGLTLRSLNAGGNNISDISVLKACRHLRVLDLSSNNLTTVEGMLSPENELRTLNLAGNFIKEMGSAFPLLQQVERLNLSQNILSEIPAGIGEMGEIVEINLSDNRLTKLDEAFFFLGLEEIDLSSNQIRVLYLHDLDDLETIILDNNPIREIEVDESFAPYLKEFSCDSCELQRFVSVPSLELESLCFSSNAITAIPEEIGKYTKLSQLDIDGNGISELPNAMANMTRLQTLYIGGNPLNEEAKKVIKVLHPDICDINMKTGITVEKAREEDLPEMAELIGILFAIEVDFEIDYDKQLAGVQKLYRCEGADLLVAKHEGRVVGMVTMQRLISSAAGDFVGQIEDLVVKEEYRKMGVGSRLINKMRFIAIEEYGYKRIQLAADMDNTNALQFYTRRGFRRTNLNVYHLEKSK
- a CDS encoding CCE_0567 family metalloprotein — protein: MSEDIKVLKKELAKRKRMAVELASEIHDIVEDTLWTDYVKMPELSEKLRAAVEEANKFKAENGL
- a CDS encoding FeoA family protein codes for the protein MCLLNMKKGEMVAVDAINVEGKLKQRLCAMGLTRDAHICVKHFGCFKSTVQVMINRSLIALRKDEARLIEVHPIAA
- a CDS encoding GNAT family N-acetyltransferase codes for the protein MFIGWLKFADVSELVAIADEVGWLVDGYHVKLMMMHSPHLCYGAYDEGKLVGAVMAIEFEHSLMMKYFMVRESHQKQGVGRRLFETLFGAIDKDERKVYLHANPNLVPFFERYGFESKMEVGRFVNVGKVPPFNFTNAHAKELDGSNFESVIAAIDKETFHENRMDFLLDEMERNSSLKFTLPNGFQHSSVVNARHVYLGPWQVRKGHEDEAEKMMRGVLYFRGLKKVVADVPLGAEHVVDLYNRYHFQNKQRFIHMSRGEGSDVRFENIYAFSL
- a CDS encoding homocitrate synthase, translating into MMLINDTTLRDGEQAPYVAFNTKEKLAIAEGLAACGADELEIGIPAMGVREQEDIKELLALGLNTRMMTWNRAKMSDLDASLACGVKSVDLSIPVSDILIDVKFGGNKAAMLKELEKTIVTAKAEGLFVCIGGEDSSRGSFGFIEEVMTLGRELGADRFRYCDTVGIMTPTQTYADIKALTSLHLLPIEMHTHNDFGLANANALSGLDAGAVSVNTTVIGLGERAGNASFEQISMALKHLYDQARHFDALGMRTLVDIVAEAAGVSLAHNAPIVGDHIFSHESGIHADGMMKDGRAYEPFAAEEVACQRAFPIGKHSGTGTILYHLKELGISAEKHALRHLLPRIREIVTSRKRVLDDAELVSLYRESLCL
- the nifB gene encoding nitrogenase cofactor biosynthesis protein NifB, with translation MSCSSSNPAESALPADIQDKIHDHPCYSEGAHHHYARIHVAVAPACNIQCNYCNRKYDCSNESRPGVTSERLTPEESAKKVMYVGGEVQRLSVLGIAGPGDALANPEKTFKTFELVREKAPDLKLCLSTNGLELPTFVDEMVKYDIDHVTVTINSVDTTGEIGSQIYPWIFYNNKRIYGKEAAKILLERQLEGMKKCVENGILIKANSVLIPGINDKHLPEVAKKLKEIGVFLHNIMPIISEPEHGTKFGLDGVPSATDQQQMEVQEACGMDMKLMQHCRQCRADAVGLIGEDRGQEFTKDVFSEMSFDALEQHYNITARQESQAKIEEFRFFLDQANERVRQEKENLASDGQTILVAVTTAGEGMINQHFGSVREFLIYEAGDRGIRFIHHRKLDYEYCAGPEGGNPIEPILEKLKDCALILTAKIGGCPQDDLKAAGLIADQSYAYEPIEASVLKATRKYFNLPEELEAN
- a CDS encoding ferric reductase-like transmembrane domain-containing protein, which codes for MRRALIALLLLAPLGFLLFHLFVSGAEDPIKYIYTVSGGTALTLLYVTTSLSLLRRAANFVRYRRMVGLFAFFYAVLHLGNFLILDMELDLKMALSETLDKPFIYLGMLSFAILLFMAVTSLPRLFAKYVRYHRLIYAALLMTSTHFVMAQKALSPLQWGMVAVMALIGVLKLLQRTGRVRF